The sequence GCGCAGCCGACGCCCGCGGCGCGCAAACGTCTTCATCTCGCGCATCACGCGTTCACGGAAGCGCGACAGGTACGGCAGCCGAAAGAGGCGATCGGCGGCCCACTCCAGCAAGCTGGGGCGAAAGATGAGCGCGTACGCAAAAAACGACGCCCACGCGATAACAATCAGCAGGTAGCCGCCAAAGGCCCATTGCCCGATGGTGCCCACGCTGGGCGGAATGAGCGGTATCACGAACGACGAGGCCAGCAAGCACGCCACCGTCGCCGCAAACCAGAGCTGATCGAGCAGCATCGAGAACAGCATAAACGCCGACGAGTCGCCCATCGGGATGCGCCGCTCGCGGGCAATGAACACCATGGTGAGCGGCCCGCCGCCCACAGCCGAGGGCGTCACGTTGGAGAAAAACTCCCACGCAATTTGCGCCCGCGTGGCCATGCCCAGGCTCAGGCGGCCTTGCGACACGTGCTTGAGGCGCCAGCCGCCCAAGAACGCGCGCACAGCCACCAGCCCCAGCCCCGCCACGAGCCACCACGCATTCACGTGGCTCACAATCTTTTGAAAAGCCGACAGATCGAACGTGTAGTAGGCCAAGCCGGCCAGCACCAGCAGGCTCAGCAGCGCCGATCCAACGACGTTTCGTATGGAGACGGGCGACGAGGCGGGCATAAAACGGAACAGGTGGGGAGGGCAGCAGGCACAGGCACGTTACGAAGCAGTGGGCGACGAGGCTCCGTCGGACGTATCCTCAGCGTCGATAGCCGCTCGCAGCCGCTGATAGGTATCGCGGAGCGACTCGGGCAGCACCCGCGTCTCGCTGGTCGCCGTCATGAAGTTGGTATCGCCCGCCCAACGCGGCAGCACATGCCGGTGCAGGTGGTCCGGGATGCCCGCGCCCGCCGCGCGGCCCAGGTTCATGCCCACGTTAAAGCCATCGGGCTGAAGCGCCGTGCGCAGCCAGCGGATGCACCGATCGGTGGCCGCCGCAAGCGCCCGCTGCTCGGCCGTCGTCAGCGCATCGTACGCAGCCACTACCCGGTACGGCACGATGAGCAAGTGGCCGTTGTTGTACGGATAGCGGTTCATGACGACAAACACATGCTCGCCGCGCCACAGCACCAGGTTGTCCTCGTCGGCATCGTCGGCCGCGATGGCCGCAAACACCGATGGCGCCTCGGGGCGGTCGGTTGAGGTGTTCGCATCGGCCACGTAGGCGGCGCGCCACGGACTCCACAGTCGATTCATGAGCAGCACCAAATTACGGAAACGTATGCAGGCGTTCTATTGGCGCGCCCAGGATACGGTTCTTGTGGAAGCGGTTTGCGCAAGCGTTTTCCACATAAAACCGAAGGGCCGCCCCGGGAGGAGCCCGGTGGCACGATCAATTGGCGGGCCGCGACGTACGCCAAGCACGTGTTACGTTCATACAACGCGCGGTTTTATGTACGCCGATTTGCACCTGCACACCCACTGCTCCGACGGCCGCGACGCGCCCGGCGCGGTGGTTGCAGCGCTCGCCCGCACCGGACTCGCGGCGCTCGCCATCACCGACCACGACACCTTTGCGGGCGTCGAGGCTGCGCAACAAGCCGCCACGCAGGCCGGACTCAAGTTTTGCACCGGCGTAGAGCTCAGCGTTACGGTCGACGGCACCGGCGTGCACCTGCTCGCCTACGGATGTGCGCCGCAGCACCCCGCCATGCAGGCGCACCTCGACGCCTACCGCACAACACGCGAAACCCGGCTACACGCCATCCTGGAGCGCCTCAACGCCCACGACATTCCGCTGACCATGGACGACGTGCGAGCCGCGACCACGCCCGTGCCCGACGTATGGGGGCGGCCGCACGTGGCCCGCGCGCTGGTGGCCGGCGGCTGGGTGGCCACCGAAGACGACGCGTTTCGCGAGTGGCTGCGTGAGGGGCGGCCGGCCTACGTCGCCAACCCCGGCGTGCCGGCCGCCGGCGCCCTGGAGCGCGTGCACGCCGCCGGGGGCGTGGGCGTGTTGGCGCATCCGGGGCACTGGACCTCCACCGCCACCATCCAGGCCCTCATCGACGCCGGGCTCGACGGGCTGGAGGTGATGCATCCCTCGCACGAGCCGTACCTGGTGCGCTACTACCGCCAGCTGGCCGACCGCCACGGGCTGCTGCAGACCGGCGGTTCGGACGACCACGGGGAGCCCGCGCACGAAGCGCGCCGCGGGCGGTACGGGATTTCACGGCAGCACTGGGAACGACTGTGCGAAGCCATTGCGTAGGCGTAGCGCTCGTGTGTTGTCTTCCATTCCAAGCCGCCCCGCTCATGCCGCGTTTCATCGAAGGATCGCTCGTGGCTGGCGACGCCCGCTTTGCGATTGTCGTTAGCCGCTTCAACGAATTTATCACCGAGCAGCTGCTCGACGGCGCGTTGCAGGCGCTCAAGCGGCACGGCGCCGACACCGAGGAGACGCCCGTGGTGTGGTGCCCCGGCGCGCTCGAGCTGCCCGTGGCGGCGCGTCGCCTCGCGCAGAGCGGAGCGTACGACGCCATCATTGGGCTGGGGGCCGTCATCCGCGGGGCCACCACGCACTACGACTACGTGTGCTCCGGCGCGGCCAGCGGGTTGCAGCGGGCCGCCCTCGACACCGAGGTGCCCGTCATCTTTGGCGTGATCACCACCGAAACCATTGAGCAAGCCATCGAGCGGGCCGGCACCAAGGCCGGCAACAAAGGCGCCGACGCAGCCTGCGCGGCCATCGAGATGGCCCACGTGATGCGGCAGCTCCCCACGGCCTAACGCGGGCTGCGGTAGTAACGGCGAGCGCGTCCATCATCGTTCGGATGCGGAATGACGCATTCAGATCTTTTCCATCGGGCTTCGTACCGCGCGGCCGCCGCAGACCGGGAAACCGGACGACGCGCACAATCCAGCGGACGTACGGCGTCTCCGTGCGGCGGCTATATCGCAAGCAGCGACAGGTTGCACGAACGCGGTCGTGCCGTGTCGGTGGAGCGGCACCCATGGCAAGAAACGGAGAGGATGCAGGTTGGAGTTCGCTCAGGCCAATTGTACGTCTAGGACATGTTAGCCGCTTGCTCTTAACAGATGCACAGGCGTGTGTCAAGAGCGTTGACATAACTATAGGTTATGTGTCGCTGTACGCATCATCGAAGCATTCCGCCTGCTCGAAGGTTTGCCGATTTGGATTGTGCGTTCCCATATCGCAAAGCAGGATCATGAACTGGCAAGAACACATCGTCAGCACACCTGACGTACTGAAGGGAAAGCCACGCCTAAAAGGCACACGCCTTCCCGTGAGCCTCATTCTGGGCTACCTCGCCAACGGCACCACGACGGAAGACCTCCAGCGGGAGTCTCCCGATTTAGAACCGGAAGACGTAGCGGCATGCCTGAGCTATGCGCGGGATCTTTCAGAGTTTGAGGTGGCGGTGTAATGCGTTTCTTTGCCGACCAGAGAAGTGAGCAGGCGAAACCCACCCACTCGATAATCGACCTTCGAAACTAGAGAGCGTTAAACCGCGCGGTCGACGGGCATCTCGAAGGCACGGACGGGATGGTCGAGGTTATGGGTATCGTTATATTCCTTGATTGCGCCCATCAGGTCGTCCGCCTGGTCGTTCCCCAGGAAAGCCCACGTCAGCGTCGAGTAGGCTGGCGAGTTTGATCGCCCGAACCATCCGATTGCCGTTGCCGGCGAGGGTTGGCTGTGGTGGTAGCCTTCGATGTCAATCTCGCTGAACACCTGAATTTTGTGATTACGGTAGATGCGATGCAACTCATCGCGATACACGTCGAGGCTCATGATGGCAACAAGCTTCATAGCAACAGAGAATTAGAGAAGTAAGTAGCGGAAATACGGCGGTGTGCAATGCTGGAAAGGGACGTGCTCCAAGATTCTAATCCAGGATTGCTAGCGTACGATCTCAGATTCGTCAACACCCAGCACACAACCGCCCTTGGTGACTATTCATTCTTCGTCGTCCACACCTGGTGCGTCTTCCGATGGAGCGGCAGGGGCGTTGTCTCCATCGGACGATGGAGCCTCTGCCGACATGCCGTTCGTGGGCCCGCTGACAAGTGTAGTATCTGCCAGTTCCTTCCGTATCATGAAGTAAATGAGCGGTACAATAAGGAGCGTCAGCGCAGTAGAAGCGATAGAACCGCCCATCAGCGAGATTGCAAGGCCCTGGAAGACCGGATCAAAAAGGATGACCACAGCGCCGATGACCACAGTGCCAGCCGTCAGAAGGATGGGGCGCGTGCGTACAGCTCCAGCCTCCACCACCGCCTGTCGCAATGGCACGTCATCGGCCAGCCGCAGGTTGATGAAGTCGATGAGCAGGACGGAATTCCGTACCATGATGCCAGCTAGGGCAATAAAGCCAATCATAGACGTGGCCGTGAAAAAGGCCCCGAGTAGCCAATGCCCAAGCACAATACCGATAAGCGAAAGCGGGATGGCAACCATCATCACAAGCGGCACCATGAAATCTTGAAACCAACCAACTATCAAAATATAGATGATGAGCAACACGATAGCGAAGGCGATGCCGAGGTCGCGAAAGACCTTGTACGTAATACGCCACTCGCCATCCCATTTCAGTGCGTAGTCGTTGGAAGCAAAGGGCTGGTCAGTGTAGAGCTGGCTAAGCGAGTAGCCTTTCGGTGTCTCGATAGCATTCAGTCGCTCTTCCATATCGAGTATGGCATAGACGGGGCTCTCAATGGCGCCTGCCACGTTGCCCATCACATAAACGACACGCTGTTGGTTTTTTCGGTCGATGTGTTTGGCGCGCACCGTTTTGTCGATCGTGACAAGGTCAGCAAGAGCAAGCACAGCGTTGCCTCCTGCCCTCACGCGTAGATTCTTAAGATCAGCCAAGCTGGAGCGGTTTTCTTGGCTCAGTTGCATATGCACGCTAACCGGCTCACGCTCTTCGGGCAGGTGCATTGTGGTAACCTCTTGGCCCCCAAGGGCCAGCCGCATCGTCTGTGCTATGCGGGCAGCCGGGATGCCGGCGCGCATCGCCTTCTCCTTGTTTATCGTAAACGTGTACTTCGTTTGATCGGCTTCTACGCGCCAATCAACATCCACCACCCCCTTCGTGGCCTCAAACACTTGTTTGACGCTGTCGGCCAATGCAAGCTGCGTCTCGAAATTAGGCCCGTAAATCTCAGCGACAAGCGTTGCACGAACGGGCGGGCCGGGGGGCACCTCTGCCACCTTAATGTTAGCCTCGTAAGGGGCACCAATGTTTTGAAGCGGCCCGCGCATGCGCTTTGCAATGGCATGGCTTTGCTCCGCACGGCTGTGCGCAGGCACTAAGTTCACCTGAATATCCCCTTGGTGCGGTGCCGAGCGCATGTCGTAGTGCCGCACAAGACCGTTGAGGTTGACCGGCGCTGCATCGCCGGCATACGTCTGCACGTTGGTTACCTCAGGCTGGCTGGTTAGGTACGCAGCAAGCTCACGGAGCACAGCGTTGGTGCGCTCTAGCGTAGTGCCCTCGGGCATGTCCACAATAACCTGAAACTCGTTTTGGTCGTCATACGGCAGCATCTTGACCGTAACTGCACGGAAGTAGAAAAGCGATATGGAGCCAAGAAGCAACGCGGCCGTCACGCCAATAAACGTCCACCGCTTCCATGAGCTGTTGAGCAGCGGTTCGATGGTGGCTGCATAGGTGCGATAGATAGCGGTGTCCTCAAGGCTGTAGTCCGACGGTTCTCCCTCCTCTTCCGCACTATGGCTCGCGATGAGGCGATATGCGAGATATGGGGTGATAATTAGTGCCACGATCAGCGAGAACGTCATGGCCATGGATGCCCCAATGGGCATCGGGCTCATGTATGGTCCCATAAGGCCCGAGACGAAGGCCATGGGCAAAACGGCGGCAATCACAGTGAGCGTGGCTAAGATAGTCGGGTTGCCCACCTCATTGATTGCAACCAGCGCCGATTGGAACTTAGGCAACCGCTTCATCTGGAAGTGACGCTCCATGTTCTCCGCAACAATAATGGAGTCATCCACCACGATACCGGTCACGAAAATGAGCGCGAACAGCGTAATCCGGTTGAGCGTGTAGCCAAAAAAGTAGTACACGAACAGGGTGAGGGCGAAGCTGATAGGGACCGACAGGAACACAACGAGGCCGCCCCGCCAGCCCATCGCCAGCGCAACGATAAGCGTTACCGCTGCAATGGCCATGAGCAAGTGTAGCAACAGCTCGCTTACCTTATCGGAGGCAGACTCACCGTAGTTGCGCGTGGTCGTCACTGTTACTTCATCGGGCACAAGCGTCGATTGCATGACCGCCAGTTTGTCGAGTGCTTGCTCGGCAATGGTCATGGCATCCTGCCCGCTCCGTTTGGCAACGGCAATAGTGACCGCTGGCTGGAGTCCGCCATGCGTTGGGTTCGGCTGCGCCTGTGTAGCAGTAGGCGCTTCATGATCTGTTACATGCGTGGCGTGGCCTGCGCCATAGCCAAAAGCCACGTATTGGCTGGGTTCGCCGGGCCCGTCGCGTACAGTGGCTACCTGCTTCAAGTAAACGGGGCTCCCCTGGTGCATGCCTACTACAAGATTGCGGACTTCCTTAGCAGAGGAAAGAAATGCGCCCGTCTCTACAAGGAACGACGTGTCGCCATGCTCAAAAGTGCCTGCATCGGTCTGACGGTTAGCCGCTTGTATCTGCTGGGCGATGGATACCGGATCGAGGTGGTAGGCCGCGAGACGGTTTGGGTCGAGCGTAACGTTTAAGGCACGCTTATGGCCTCCGTGCACGTTCACGGCCGCTACGCCGTTGATTGTCTTTAGGTCTGTCGCCATCTCATGGGCGATGCGGCGCAGCTGGTAGCTGTGGTAGTTGGGATCATCACTGTGGAGCGTAAGCGTGAGCACCGGCACATCGTCCACCGCGCGCGACTGAATGAGCGGCATGCTGGCACCGGGCGGCATCTGGTCCATGTGCTTGAGCATCTCCTCATAGAGCTTCACCATGCTCTGCTCGGAAGGCGCGCCCACATAAAATCGCACAGACACGAGCGCCTGGCCGGGCATCGACGTTGCGTAGACATACTCGACCCCAGCGATGTTGGAAACCAGACGTTCAAGGGGGGCCGCTACGCGCCGCTGCACCTCCTGCGGGGTAGCCCCCGGGTAGCGCACTGCTATGTCCGCCATTGGAACCTCAATTTGCGGATCTTCCTCCTTTGGCGTAAGCCACGCGCTGTATAGACCGATCCCCAAGAAGGCGGCCATTAACAAAGGCGTTAGCTTAGAGTTGATGAAGCCGCGGGCAATCGTAGCAGCAAGACCGTTTGTTTGAGCCATAGCAAAAGTTTTTGATTACAGCATGTGAAAGAGGAGATGAATCGACGCACGCTCATCGCGGACGAACCGGCTGGCCGTCGCGCATGCGTCCGCTAATACTGGTAATGTAGCGCTCGCCCTGGCGCAGGCCCGACAGCACTTCGATACGGTTGCCGCGCTGCTCGCCTGTACGGATCCAACGAAGCAAGGCCGTGCTGTCCTTCACGACAAAGAGCCCTGTAAGTTGGCCGCGCGTAACAAGTGCTTCCTCTGGCACAGTGAGCGTCTGCTCCACACCAGATGGATGGAGCACTTGTGCGTACATGCCAGACTTTAGGGCGCCCATGTTTTGACGCAGTAGGCGCACCTGTACCTTAAACTGTCGACTTGCATAGTTGCCGGCCGGATCAATTTGCGTGACGACACCGCGGCGTGCTACATTGCCCGCTGCACCCACTTCGACTGTTACCGAGTCGCCCGTAGCGAAGCGATTGATGTCGGCCTCAGGTACCTGCACCACCGCTTTGAGCGCATCCAGCGTCTCAACAACCAGAAGTGGTTGCCCGGGGACGGCTAGCGCGCCCTCCTCGGTGCGCTTGTCTACCACATACCCGGTGATGGGCGCATCGACGGTCGCATACGCGAGCATCTCATTGATCTCGGCGAGTTGGCCGTTCAAAGCCTCAACCTGCGCTCTAGCACGTTCATAGGCCGTTTGCGCATCGTCAAATGCTTTTTTCGTGGCGCTTTTCTGCTTGTACAGCCTCTGAATGCGTTCAAAGTTGATTTTTGCATTCTGGAGCGCGGCCCGCGCTCCCTGCAGTCGAGCGTTCACCTGCCGCTTTTGCGCCTCAAGATTCTCGCTTCGTACGCGCACCAGGGTTTGGCCTTTGCGCACACGATCGCCCGTTTCAACGTTGAGTTCCGTAACGATACCCATTAATTTGGTGGACAAGGGTACACGCTGTGCCCCCTGAATGGTACCCGTGTAACGAAGCATCTGCTGCTGCGCCGTTGCCGTTGCAGCAATGACATCGACAGGTATGGGCGCATCCGCGGAAGAGTCGGGAATGGCCGTGTCGGTGCTGCAGGCCGTGAGGGTGGTCATGAGGCCAAGGGTAAGCGCAACGAGCACAGGGCGGGAATAGCGGAAAACCGTAGGCATGAATGGATCGGATTGGTGTAAGAAAGTCGATACAGGGGCCCAGGAGGCAGTTAGTTGTTGGTTAGGGGCTGCTCGATGAGAAGCTCTAGGCGGTAGACGGCCACGTTATGCTGATAGAGCGCTCGTAAAAGAGCCAGCCGTCGTTCGGCGAGCGTTGCCTCGGCCTGAAGGACATCGGTGGTGCGAGCCATTCCCTCGGCGTAGCGATCGGTACGGATGCGGAGGCTCTCTTTTGCCTGCTCTACAGCTTGGCGCGCCTGCGCAATTCGTTCACGCGCCGTTTCTATAGTTCGCCGTGCTGCCAGAATGTCTACTTCATTTCGCAGCGCTTGCTGCTGCAGGCTAATTTCGGCATGTTGCAACTCGGCCCCGGCTTGTTGTGCCCGACCCACCTGCCGGTAGCCTTCAAATAGGCTCCACGACAGCGAGGCCCCTATCGTGTAGCTGGCACCATGCGTACCCAAGGGCGTGTCGTCGTACCAGCCGTAGGTGCCGCGAGCATTTAGCTTAGGTACGAAGGCCAGCCAACGGGCGCGCACCTGCTCGCGTGCCGCGTCGGCTCGGTAGCGCAGCGCGTCCATGTCTGAGCGGCGCTGGTTGACGGCGTGTATGTCAATGGGAGGAATCGCTACGCCCTCTTGTACAAGTGAGTCTGTGGGAGCAATCTGCACATCGTCACGGATGCCCAACAACAGACGCAGCCGATCGGCCACGTTGCGACGCCGGGCGCGCACGGACGAACGCTGGTTTTCTAGGGCCAGCACACGGACACGTGCTGCCAAGAGATCGGCCCGGTTGATCATCCCCTCATCAAAGAGAGCCTGCGCCTGCTTGACATTAGCGCGAGCGGCACGAAGCGCCGCATCGATAACGGCCAACTGCCGCTCAGTAAGCACCACTCGGTAGTAGCTTTTCTTTACACGAAACGCGACAACAGCCTGTGTGCGCTCTGTTCTCTGGCGTGCTGCGCGTGCGCCTGCTGCCGCAGCTCGTCGTGCAAAGAAGCCATCGATGTTAAGGAGGGGTTGCTCAACTTCCAACGTTGTTGCAAAATTGTCAGTACGTTGCGGGTTATTGAGCGCCCCAACTTGAAAGTCCTGCTGTGTAAATCGCTCTTGCTTCAGCTTGAATCCAAATGCATTGACGGGGTCGGTGGTCGTCCCAAATTGCTCGGCAGCCGTTAGGCGCGGGAGGAAGACGGCTAGAGATTGTCGCTTCTGCGCGCGGGCCGCCTGCTCCTGGGCTCTCGCACTCCGCACAGCAAAACTTTCGGACTGGGCCCGCGATAGGGCGTCACTAAGCGACAACGAAAGAGGCTCCGAAGTATCTGACGTTGGTGCGAAGGGCTGGGCGGTCGCTACCGGTGCGCTGATGCATACGAGCATCCCCACGACCAAAAGCCGTCCCAAAAGATGCCGTATAGAGAAAAGCGATGAGCAGTAACGGTGTCGCTTTATCATCGTGCCAACCATGCAGCT comes from Salisaeta longa DSM 21114 and encodes:
- a CDS encoding lysylphosphatidylglycerol synthase transmembrane domain-containing protein, producing the protein MPASSPVSIRNVVGSALLSLLVLAGLAYYTFDLSAFQKIVSHVNAWWLVAGLGLVAVRAFLGGWRLKHVSQGRLSLGMATRAQIAWEFFSNVTPSAVGGGPLTMVFIARERRIPMGDSSAFMLFSMLLDQLWFAATVACLLASSFVIPLIPPSVGTIGQWAFGGYLLIVIAWASFFAYALIFRPSLLEWAADRLFRLPYLSRFRERVMREMKTFARRGRRLRSESAGFYVKGFLITAGMNLSRYALIVAVVWSVYPAAKGLLLMLRSATLSMGGLIMITPGGAGGLEGLYAVLIGPLMPATLMVPTLLTWRLLGFYLFIAVGAYIFTRHVQRHPLAAREMSSMAQEHTNGSADTAAPSPASSSSSAAP
- a CDS encoding HIT family protein: MNRLWSPWRAAYVADANTSTDRPEAPSVFAAIAADDADEDNLVLWRGEHVFVVMNRYPYNNGHLLIVPYRVVAAYDALTTAEQRALAAATDRCIRWLRTALQPDGFNVGMNLGRAAGAGIPDHLHRHVLPRWAGDTNFMTATSETRVLPESLRDTYQRLRAAIDAEDTSDGASSPTAS
- a CDS encoding PHP domain-containing protein; protein product: MYADLHLHTHCSDGRDAPGAVVAALARTGLAALAITDHDTFAGVEAAQQAATQAGLKFCTGVELSVTVDGTGVHLLAYGCAPQHPAMQAHLDAYRTTRETRLHAILERLNAHDIPLTMDDVRAATTPVPDVWGRPHVARALVAGGWVATEDDAFREWLREGRPAYVANPGVPAAGALERVHAAGGVGVLAHPGHWTSTATIQALIDAGLDGLEVMHPSHEPYLVRYYRQLADRHGLLQTGGSDDHGEPAHEARRGRYGISRQHWERLCEAIA
- the ribH gene encoding 6,7-dimethyl-8-ribityllumazine synthase, encoding MPRFIEGSLVAGDARFAIVVSRFNEFITEQLLDGALQALKRHGADTEETPVVWCPGALELPVAARRLAQSGAYDAIIGLGAVIRGATTHYDYVCSGAASGLQRAALDTEVPVIFGVITTETIEQAIERAGTKAGNKGADAACAAIEMAHVMRQLPTA
- a CDS encoding DUF433 domain-containing protein, with protein sequence MNWQEHIVSTPDVLKGKPRLKGTRLPVSLILGYLANGTTTEDLQRESPDLEPEDVAACLSYARDLSEFEVAV
- a CDS encoding efflux RND transporter permease subunit codes for the protein MAQTNGLAATIARGFINSKLTPLLMAAFLGIGLYSAWLTPKEEDPQIEVPMADIAVRYPGATPQEVQRRVAAPLERLVSNIAGVEYVYATSMPGQALVSVRFYVGAPSEQSMVKLYEEMLKHMDQMPPGASMPLIQSRAVDDVPVLTLTLHSDDPNYHSYQLRRIAHEMATDLKTINGVAAVNVHGGHKRALNVTLDPNRLAAYHLDPVSIAQQIQAANRQTDAGTFEHGDTSFLVETGAFLSSAKEVRNLVVGMHQGSPVYLKQVATVRDGPGEPSQYVAFGYGAGHATHVTDHEAPTATQAQPNPTHGGLQPAVTIAVAKRSGQDAMTIAEQALDKLAVMQSTLVPDEVTVTTTRNYGESASDKVSELLLHLLMAIAAVTLIVALAMGWRGGLVVFLSVPISFALTLFVYYFFGYTLNRITLFALIFVTGIVVDDSIIVAENMERHFQMKRLPKFQSALVAINEVGNPTILATLTVIAAVLPMAFVSGLMGPYMSPMPIGASMAMTFSLIVALIITPYLAYRLIASHSAEEEGEPSDYSLEDTAIYRTYAATIEPLLNSSWKRWTFIGVTAALLLGSISLFYFRAVTVKMLPYDDQNEFQVIVDMPEGTTLERTNAVLRELAAYLTSQPEVTNVQTYAGDAAPVNLNGLVRHYDMRSAPHQGDIQVNLVPAHSRAEQSHAIAKRMRGPLQNIGAPYEANIKVAEVPPGPPVRATLVAEIYGPNFETQLALADSVKQVFEATKGVVDVDWRVEADQTKYTFTINKEKAMRAGIPAARIAQTMRLALGGQEVTTMHLPEEREPVSVHMQLSQENRSSLADLKNLRVRAGGNAVLALADLVTIDKTVRAKHIDRKNQQRVVYVMGNVAGAIESPVYAILDMEERLNAIETPKGYSLSQLYTDQPFASNDYALKWDGEWRITYKVFRDLGIAFAIVLLIIYILIVGWFQDFMVPLVMMVAIPLSLIGIVLGHWLLGAFFTATSMIGFIALAGIMVRNSVLLIDFINLRLADDVPLRQAVVEAGAVRTRPILLTAGTVVIGAVVILFDPVFQGLAISLMGGSIASTALTLLIVPLIYFMIRKELADTTLVSGPTNGMSAEAPSSDGDNAPAAPSEDAPGVDDEE
- a CDS encoding efflux RND transporter periplasmic adaptor subunit, with the translated sequence MPTVFRYSRPVLVALTLGLMTTLTACSTDTAIPDSSADAPIPVDVIAATATAQQQMLRYTGTIQGAQRVPLSTKLMGIVTELNVETGDRVRKGQTLVRVRSENLEAQKRQVNARLQGARAALQNAKINFERIQRLYKQKSATKKAFDDAQTAYERARAQVEALNGQLAEINEMLAYATVDAPITGYVVDKRTEEGALAVPGQPLLVVETLDALKAVVQVPEADINRFATGDSVTVEVGAAGNVARRGVVTQIDPAGNYASRQFKVQVRLLRQNMGALKSGMYAQVLHPSGVEQTLTVPEEALVTRGQLTGLFVVKDSTALLRWIRTGEQRGNRIEVLSGLRQGERYITSISGRMRDGQPVRPR
- a CDS encoding TolC family protein, whose amino-acid sequence is MVGTMIKRHRYCSSLFSIRHLLGRLLVVGMLVCISAPVATAQPFAPTSDTSEPLSLSLSDALSRAQSESFAVRSARAQEQAARAQKRQSLAVFLPRLTAAEQFGTTTDPVNAFGFKLKQERFTQQDFQVGALNNPQRTDNFATTLEVEQPLLNIDGFFARRAAAAGARAARQRTERTQAVVAFRVKKSYYRVVLTERQLAVIDAALRAARANVKQAQALFDEGMINRADLLAARVRVLALENQRSSVRARRRNVADRLRLLLGIRDDVQIAPTDSLVQEGVAIPPIDIHAVNQRRSDMDALRYRADAAREQVRARWLAFVPKLNARGTYGWYDDTPLGTHGASYTIGASLSWSLFEGYRQVGRAQQAGAELQHAEISLQQQALRNEVDILAARRTIETARERIAQARQAVEQAKESLRIRTDRYAEGMARTTDVLQAEATLAERRLALLRALYQHNVAVYRLELLIEQPLTNN